ATCGAACATGCCGCTGACGCGTCGCGGATCCTTACCGAGGTCGGCGCGGTTGGGTTCGCGATCGGTCGTCACGGGTCGAGTCTAAGCGCGTCGCCGTCGTCGCAGACCGGGTGAGCACGGGTGCGCATCCTCAGAGATGCAGCGCCTCGAGCTGCGAGAGCCAGTGCGCGGGTGTCGTCTCGTCGAAGGGTGCGACGCCCGCACGAACCTTCTGCTCGAGGTCGACCGCGAGCGCCTCGAGACGCGCGACGATGTCGAGCGGGTAGCCGTATGCGACCCGGTGCTCGTCCCACTCGTCGCGGTCGTCGATGTAGATCCCCCGCTCGGTGTGCTTGACGACATCAAGATCCATGTCGACACCGACCGGCGCACCGTCCCGCCAGCCCACATCCCACCCCAGATCGATGTAGATCTGCGTCCGGTTCGGATCCGCATTGCGGGTATAGGCGTACTCCCCGCTCGGAGGCAGCAGCATCACGCACGCCTGACGGGTCACCATCTGCCGTCCGGGCCGCTCGCTGATCCAGCCTGCGGGCTGGCCGACCCAGTCGCCCCACCGGTCGCTGCCGAGGTAGACGCAGTCGTGCTCCCAGTGCACCCCGCCGTTCCATTTCCGCCAGCGGAAGCGCACGCGCTGCCCGATCTCGGGGCGGAGGGCGGATGACGAGGCGTCGGTCACCTCGTCAATATACGGCGTCGCCGTCCGGCCCCGGGCGCCCGGATCTAGAGTGGAGCCGTGATCCCCCCCCTCCCCCGGCTGGTGGTCGAGACCTCTCCGATCGATCCCGTCGAGGAGCTGCTCCCCTTCGCCGATGCCGCGTCACCGCTGTGCTGGATCCGCCGCGCGGAGGGCATCGCCGGATTCGGCGAGGCCCTCCGACTCGAGGAGCCCGGAGGTCAGGACCCGGACGCCGAACCGCGCAACGCGCGCATCGCCCGCCTCGCCGACGTGTGGCGAGAGGTGGCGTCGCACGCGCGGGTCGACGATGCGGTCGGCGTTCCCGGATCGGGACTGGTCGCTTTCGGCGCGTTCAGTTTCACCGCCGCATCGGCCGCATCGAGCGTGCTCATCGTGCCGCGCGTCATCGTCGGCCGGCGGGGCGGACGCGGGTGGATCACCTCCATCCGCACCGCCGACGAGGCGGCCGTCGAGCCCTCCCCCCGCCGTCTCGGCCCGTACTGGCCGGGTGCGGTGGGCCCGGGCCGGATGACGCATGAGGGGTATCAGTCGGCGGTGCGCGCCGCGGTCACCGCGATCGGCGCCGGAGAAGTCGGCAAAGTCGTGCTCGCCCGCGACCTCGTCGGCGCGGTGCCGCACGACGCCGACCTCCGCCGCCTGGTGCGGGCTCTTGCGACCGACTACCCCGACTGCTGGACCTTCGCCGTCGACGGCCTGATCGGAGCAAGCCCTGAGACCCTCGTGACGGTGCACGACGGCACCGTCACGGCGCGCGTCCTCGCCGGCACGCGCGCCCGGGGGGCCGACGCCGACGCCGACAACGCCGCATCGCTCGCGCTCGCCACGAGTGCGAAGGATCTCGACGAGCATCGATACGCCGCCCACAGCGTGCTGTCCTCCCTCCGCCCCCACACCAGCGCCCTCGCGTCGAGCGAGCAGCCCTTCACCCTGAAGCTCCCCAACGTCTGGCACCTGGCCACCGACATCGAAGGCACTCTGGACGACGGGGCGTCGTCGCTCGACCTCGTCGCCGCCCTGCACCCCACCGCCGCGGTGGCCGGTTCTCCCACGCAGGCCGCACTCGCCGTCATCCGCCGCCTGGAGCCCTTCGACCGTGGACGATATGCCGGGCCCGTGGGCTGGGTCGACCAGTCCGGCAACGGCGAGTGGGCGATCGCGCTGCGCTGCGCGCAGTTCGGCCTCGACCGGGTCGACATCCACGGCGACGGAATCCCCGTCGTCGCCCACGCCGGGGCGGGCATCGTCGCCGGCAGCGACCCGGAGGCAGAGCTCTTGGAGACACGCGTGAAGTTCCGTCCGATCGTGGACGCCCTCGCATGAGCGGCGCCGTCCCTTCGCTTCCGACCCGGGGCGACGCTGTCCTGGTGGGGCTCACCCTCATCGACGGCGTCGAGCCCGAACCCCGAGACGGCATGGCCCTCGTCATCGCGGACGGCAGGATCGCGCGGGTCACGACCCCGGATGACGCGGTGACCGGGGCCGAACGGGTGATCGACCTCGACGGCGCCTTCGTCATGCCGGGCCTGATCAACATGCACACGCACTTCTCGCTGTCCCTTCCGGGAGCGGGT
The Microbacterium sp. SLBN-154 DNA segment above includes these coding regions:
- a CDS encoding DUF402 domain-containing protein; amino-acid sequence: MTDASSSALRPEIGQRVRFRWRKWNGGVHWEHDCVYLGSDRWGDWVGQPAGWISERPGRQMVTRQACVMLLPPSGEYAYTRNADPNRTQIYIDLGWDVGWRDGAPVGVDMDLDVVKHTERGIYIDDRDEWDEHRVAYGYPLDIVARLEALAVDLEQKVRAGVAPFDETTPAHWLSQLEALHL
- a CDS encoding isochorismate synthase — protein: MIPPLPRLVVETSPIDPVEELLPFADAASPLCWIRRAEGIAGFGEALRLEEPGGQDPDAEPRNARIARLADVWREVASHARVDDAVGVPGSGLVAFGAFSFTAASAASSVLIVPRVIVGRRGGRGWITSIRTADEAAVEPSPRRLGPYWPGAVGPGRMTHEGYQSAVRAAVTAIGAGEVGKVVLARDLVGAVPHDADLRRLVRALATDYPDCWTFAVDGLIGASPETLVTVHDGTVTARVLAGTRARGADADADNAASLALATSAKDLDEHRYAAHSVLSSLRPHTSALASSEQPFTLKLPNVWHLATDIEGTLDDGASSLDLVAALHPTAAVAGSPTQAALAVIRRLEPFDRGRYAGPVGWVDQSGNGEWAIALRCAQFGLDRVDIHGDGIPVVAHAGAGIVAGSDPEAELLETRVKFRPIVDALA